A section of the Sceloporus undulatus isolate JIND9_A2432 ecotype Alabama chromosome 3, SceUnd_v1.1, whole genome shotgun sequence genome encodes:
- the B3GNT7 gene encoding UDP-GlcNAc:betaGal beta-1,3-N-acetylglucosaminyltransferase 7: MFQWKKTVYKSVLLSFALVVAVTVLQRGMTPTQFFQGQPPKELISQEPIKAQKRDGVISAANNFWKKENPVTKAEEVTEKQLTSWDITTINCTANMNFTKDDWFKGLEPNFRQFLLYRHCRYFPMLINHPEKCGEDIYLLIVVKSIITQHDRREAIRRTWGQEKELDGKKIRTLFLLGIASKEEERANYQKLLEYENYIYKDILQWDFLDSFFNLTLKEVHFLKWFNIYCDNVRYVFKGDDDVFVNPNNIVEYLQDQKKSNLFVGDVLFKARPIRKKENKYYIPSALYNKSNYPAYAGGGGFVMDGPLAKKLHKASETLELYPIDDVFLGMCLEVLKVTPVAHAGFKTFGIVKNKNSKLNKEPCFYQSMLVVHKLLPAELLVMWDLVHSNLTCSRKLQIL, encoded by the coding sequence GAAGAAGACTGTCTACAAAAGTGTCCTCCTCTCCTTTGCATTGGTGGTTGCGGTAACGGTGTTGCAGCGAGGCATGACTCCTACGCAATTCTTTCAAGGCCAGCCACCGAAGGAACTTATTTCCCAGGAGCCCATAAAAGCCCAGAAGAGAGACGGGGTCATCTCTGCCGCCAACAATTTCTGGAAGAAAGAGAACCCCGTGACCAAGGCTGAGGAAGTGACGGAGAAGCAGCTGACCTCATGGGACATCACCACCATCAACTGCACGGCCAACATGAATTTCACCAAAGACGATTGGTTCAAAGGGCTGGAACCCAACTTCCGGCAATTCCTCCTCTACCGCCATTGCCGGTATTTCCCCATGCTCATCAATCACCCAGAGAAATGCGGCGAAGACATCTACCTCCTGATAGTGGTGAAGTCCATCATCACGCAGCATGACCGCCGGGAGGCCATCCGCAGGACTTGGGGTCAAGAGAAAGAGCTGGACGGCAAGAAGATTCGGACTCTCTTTCTTCTGGGCATTGCTTCCAAAGAAGAGGAGAGGGCCAACTATCAAAAATTGCTGGAATATGAGAACTACATCTACAAGGACATCTTACAGTGGGACTTCTTGGACAGTTTCTTCAACCTCACCCTCAAGGAAGTCCATTTCCTCAAGTGGTTCAACATCTACTGTGACAACGTTCGGTATGTTTTCAAGGGGGACGACGATGTCTTTGTGAACCCCAACAACATTGTGGAGTACCTGCAGGACCAGAAGAAAAGCAACCTGTTCGTGGGCGACGTTCTCTTCAAAGCCCGACCGATCCGCAAGAAGGAGAACAAGTACTACATTCCCAGCGCCCTGTACAACAAGAGCAACTACCCGGCCTATGCTGGCGGTGGGGGTTTTGTGATGGATGGCCCACTGGCCAAGAAGCTTCACAAAGCCTCGGAGACCCTGGAGCTGTATCCCATCGacgatgtgttcctgggcatgtgTTTAGAGGTCCTCAAAGTGACGCCCGTGGCACATGCTGGCTTCAAGACGTTTGGCATTGTGAAAAACAAGAATAGCAAGCTGAACAAGGAGCCTTGTTTTTACCAAAGCATGTTGGTGGTTCATAAACTCCTCCCGGCAGAGCTGCTGGTCATGTGGGATTTGGTCCATAGTAACTTAACCTGCTCCAGAAAACTTCAGATCCTTTAG